Below is a window of Pseudomonas sp. B21-040 DNA.
GGCCTCGACATCGGCATCGCCGAGGTTGTCGAGGATGTCGCAGATCCAGCCGGCCAGCGTGACGCACTGGGTCACCTTGAAACCGCGCGTGGTCACCGCCGGGGTGCCGATACGCAGGCCGGAGGTCACGAACGGCGACTGTGGATCGTTCGGGACAGCGTTCTTGTTGACGGTGATGTGGGCGCGACCGAGTGCTGCGTCCGCCTCTTTGCCGGTGAGGCCCTGACGGATCAGGCTGACCAGGAACAGGTGGTTATCGGTGCCGCCGGACACTACATCGTAGCCGCGTTTGATAAACACGCCGGCCATGGCCTGGGCGTTGTCGATCACTTGTTGCTGGTAAACCTTGAAGCCTGGTTCCAGCGCTTCTTTGAAGCACACCGCTTTACCGGCGATGACGTGCATCAGCGGGCCGCCCTGGGCACCCGGGAATACTGCGGCGTTGAGCTTTTTCTCGATTTCTTCGTTGGCCTTGGCCAGGATCAGGCCGCCACGTGGACCGCGCAGGGTCTTGTGGGTAGTGGTGGTGACCACGTCGGCGTACGGCAGCGGGTTCGGGTACAGACCGGCGGCGACCAGACCAGCGACGTGGGCCATGTCGACGAACAGCAGTGCACCGACCTTGTCGGCGATCTGACGGAAGCGTGGGAAGTCGAGGGTCTTGGAGTAGGCCGAGAAGCCGGCAACGATCATCTTCGGCTTGCACTCGACGGCCAGACGCTCGACTTCGTCGTAGTCAATCAGACCGGTTTTGGTGTCGATGCCGTACTGCACGGCGTTGTACAGCTTGCCCGAGGACGACACTTTGGCGCCGTGGGTCAGGTGACCGCCATGGGCCAGGCTCATGCCCAGAATGGTGTCGCCAGCCTGAATCAAGGCCAGGTACACGGCGCTGTTGGCCGAGGAACCGGAGTGCGGCTGCACGTTGGCGTAATCAGCGCCGAACAACTGCTTGGCGCGCTCGATGGCCAGGGCTTCAACCTTGTCCACGTGCTCGCAGCCACCGTAGTAGCGCTTGCCCGGATAACCTTCGGCGTATTTGTTGGTCAGGCCGCTGCCTTGCGCTTCCATGACGCGCTTGCTGGTGTAGTTCTCCGACGCGATCAGCTCGATGTGATCTTCCTGACGTTGCTCCTCGGCATTCATCGCCGCCAGCAGTGCATCGTCGTAACCCTGGATCTGGTCTTGCTTGCTGAACATCGCGTCTCTCCCAGCGGCATCTGTGCGCCATTCGTCTCGGTAAGGCACTGGCATGACGGCAGTGCCCTTTGATGCCGATGGTATGACCGGCGCAGACAGGTCAAATGCCTACGGACGCCACGCAAAGGTGCGTTTACGACATAAGCCGAAATGCCTGACCGGACACAATCTTCAAACTTGAAAGAATCCCCTGTGGGAGCGGGCTTGCCCGCGATAGCAGTGTGTCAGTCGGCATCATTGCTGGACCTGACTTCGCCATCGCGGGCAAGCCCGCTCCCACAGGAGTCAGGCAGCGATCTGACGGACAAGTAGCAGCAGGAAAAAATGCACGGGATATAGCGCATACGCCCAGCGGCGCATGGGCGGTGGTTTTACGCCTTTTGCGTGTCGCAACAGGACCAGCCCCAACCATGGCGCAATCAGACAAGCAACAATACCGGGGATGGCCGCGCTGTTGCCCAGCCGGGCGGCGTAATACAGCGTGTGCCATTCGTTGGCCGCCAGGCAGACCAGCCCCGGCAACAGCGCAAAATACCAGGGCCGCCGGATCACCAGCAGCATCGCCAACGGCAATAGCACACCGAAGAAGCCGAACATCAACCGTTGCCAGAACAGCAGCGCCACCAGCAATGCAGCGGCGGCCAACAGTCGCGATTGCAGCGTCTGGTGCTGCCAGCCACGCGCCACCAACAGGCCCAGGGCCAGCGTGGGCAACACGTTCAAGGTGTCGGGATCAGGAATGAACATTCGGTAAGGAATTTCGCTGATCGCACTGAACAGCAGCAACCAGCCGAAATATCGCCATTGACCTTGCGTCGTCGCCACGTCGGTTCGCGACAGGTTCACGGCCATCGCCAGACAAAACCACGGAAACGCCAGCCGTCCCGGGACATACAGCAAATCGACGGAGTAACCGACATATCGCAGGTGATCGATCACCATGCTCAGCAGCGCCAGCCACTTGAGCAGATCCAGTGCCCCATCCCGTTGAGTCATGTGCATAATTGCCCGTCGTCTTTGTATTTTTCTGTCAGACGCATCGCGTGTGCTCCCCGGATGATCTTCGGTAAAGTGCGCACCATCATTGACCACGAGACGCTTCACCATAAGCGCCTCGACCACGGAAAGCAGGGCCATGACCGATAAGAGCCAACAATTCGCCAGCGACAACTATTCCGGTATCTGCCCTGAAGCCTGGGCGGCCATGGAACAGGCCAACCACGGCCACCAGCGTGCTTACGGCGACGATGAATGGACCGCTCGCGCGTCCGACGATTTCCGCAAACTGTTCGAAACCGACTGCGAAGTATTCTTCGCCTTCAACGGCACCGCCGCCAACTCGTTGGCCCTGTCGTCGCTGTGCCAGAGTTACCACAGCGTGATCTGCTCGGAAACCGCCCACGTTGAAACCGACGAATGCGGCGCACCGGAATTCTTCTCCAACGGTTCCAAGCTGCTCATCGCCCGCACCGAAAACGGCAAGCTGACCCCGGAATCGATCCGCGAAGTGGCCCTCAAGCGCCAGGACATCCACTACCCGAAACCGCGCGTCGTGACCCTGACCCAAGCCACCGAAGTCGGCAGCGTCTACACCCCGGAAGAAATCCGCGCCATCAGCGCCACCTGCAAGGAACTGGGCCTGAACCTGCACATGGACGGTGCGCGTTTCTCCAACGCCTGCGCGTTCCTTGGCTGCTCTCCGGCAGACCTGACCTGGAAGGCCGGCGTTGACGTGCTGTGCTTTGGCGGCACCAAAAACGGCATGGCGGTCGGTGAGGCGATTCTGTTCTTCAACGAAAAACTGGCTGAAGACTTCGACTACCGCTGCAAACAGGCCGGGCAACTGGCGTCGAAAATGCGCTTTTTGTCGGCACCGTGGGTCGGGATCCTGGAAAACGACGCCTGGCTCAAATACGCCCGCCACGCCAACCACTGCGCGCAGTTGCTGGCCGAACTGGTGAGCGACATACCTGGCGTGGAACTGATGTTCCCGGTACAGGCCAATGGCGTGTTCCTGCAACTGTCTGAACCTGCAATTGCTGCCTTGACCGCCAAGGGCTGGCGCTTCTACACCTTCATCGGCAACGGCGGCGCACGCTTCATGTGCTCGTGGGACACCGAAGAAGAACGCGTCCGTGAACTGGCCGCCGACATTCGCGAAGTCATGTCCCGCTGATCTCCATGCCAGTCTGCCGCAATGATCGTTCCCACGCTCCGCGTGGGAATGCCTCTTGGGACGCTCCGCGTTCCTGCTTCACCTGCGTTGTGACGCAGAGCGTCACGGGCTGCATTCCCACGCGGAGCGTGGGAACGATCAGTGTCGCAGTGACGCAATTTCCCACTGATTGCGCAGCTCTGTCCTCTAGTACCGTCACAAAATCGCGCCCACCCTAGCCATTCCAGCGCAAAGGATGCACCCATGGGCCGAAGCCGTTACACCATCACCGAACCCGACAAACCGCACTTCCTGACCTGCACGATCATGGAATGGCTGCCGCTGTTCATCCGCCCTTACATCGTCGATCACCTGCTTGATTGCTGGCGCTATCAGCAAACTCATCACGATCTAAAACTGTATGGCTATGTCGTTCTGGAGAACCATCTGCACTTTGTTGCCGAAGCTCCAGACTTGAACAAATGTCTCAGTCAATTCAAATCCTTTACCGCCCGGCAAATAATCGACGACCTGCAGAGCAAAGGCGCTGAACGTGCGCTGCAACGCCTGCGTTTTTGTAAACGCGCTCATAAGAAGGATCGGGTATATCAACTTTGGCAGGAGGGTTCACACGCAGAAATGGTGTACAGCGAAACGGTGATGCACCAAAAGCTGGACTACATCCACAACAACCCGGTGAAGCGCGGGTACGTAGACTTGCCGGAGCACGGGAGGTATTCAAGCGCCCGAGATTACACAGGCAAAGAGGGCTTGATTGAGATTCAACGGTGGTACTGAGACGATGACCGCAGTGATCGTTCCCACGCTCCGCGTGGGAACGACTCTCGGGACGCTCCGCGTTCCTGCAACACCACGGTGCATAACCGGACATCAATGCGACGCGGAGCGTCACGGGCTGCATTCCCACGCGGAGCGTGGGAACGATCAACACATCGAACTCAAGCGCTTCGACCTGATGCACCAGATCAACACCCGCGCGGTATTGCTGTGCAGCCAACGATCACACAAAAACCGATCGAGCGCTGTGCGCTGCTTCGTTTCAATATTTTCAATCATGGAAATGTTAACGACTTCCCGCTTTAAATCCAAAAACACACATCCACAAATTTGTCTAGCTGTAAAATCTGACAGCTAGACACTCTATTTAATACCTATTAACTTCATTTTCACTCAGCGGACATTTTCAATGGTGCACCTGAGTACTTACATATTTATAAAGGGAATAAAAAATGCAAATTTCAGACAAGCTGTTTTTAGAAAATAATACGCTTACAGGAGATGTTCCTACCAACGAGGAAAATCTCGGTATTAAACCAGGCGACACAATTGAAGACCACCTCAACCCGAAAACATCTGTCAGATTCAAGATGTGGAGAGTAAGCGAAGGGAAAATTTTCCTGAGTACGATAGCTGTTGGAGGGCCAGTTCCTCCCGAGACAGGTGAGCTTTGGAAAGCACCGGAAAACGAGCCTGAAACTCGTACAGCCATGCTATCGCTCAATAGCGGTGACATTATTATGAAGGAAGATATTATGAAGGAAGATAAATACTATAAAGTCCTGCACAACGAGTTCAGATACCCCATAAATGGCGCAAACACAGTAGTATACGTTGGCGCACAAATAGAACCGATTGAAGTTGACTCCAACCTTAGGCAAATCCTGGTTAACGCCAACCTCCTCGCAAAATGAGTAAGCAATGCTGCTAATAGAGTAAGAGACAATACTTCGGGGGGATATTCAATGAGTGTCCATCGTGCAGGACACTCCCCCCCATACTTTAATACTCGATACGCACGTCGCCCTTCGGCACGCTGCAGCACGACAAAATAAACCCTTCGGCCTCGTCTTCTTCGGTGATCCCGCCGTTGTGGTCCATTTCGACCTCGCCACCCAGTTTCATCACCTTGCACGTCCCGCAAATGCCCATGCCGCAGGCCTTCGGAATCAACAGCCCCAACTTGGCAGCCGCCGCGTGAACGGTTTCCCCCGGCGCAACGCGAATGCTTTTGCCGGACGCGGTGAATTCCACCTGATACAGATCCGCCACGTCGAGTTCCGGTGCGTCGGCCGCCTGCTCGGCGTGTTCCACTGCATCGGCGCGCGCCTCTGGCGGGGTCGCGCCGAAGGACTCTTCGTGATAACGCGACATATCGAAGCCAGCGGCTTCCAGCAAGCGCTTGACCGCACTCATGTACGGCGTCGGGCCGCAGCAGAACACTTCGCGCTCAAGGAAGTCCGGCGCCATCAACTCAAGCATTCGGTGGTTGAGGTAACCGCGATAACCGGCCCAGGGCTCACCCATGCCGTGCTTCTCGCAGATCAGGTGCAGGCTGAAGTTGTCGATCCGCGATGCCATGTGTTCCAGCTCACGGTGGTAAATGATGTCCTTGGGCGAGCGGGCGCTGTGGATAAACACCATGTCAACGTTGCCGTTGGTGTCATAGAACCAGCGCGCCATGGACATGACCGGCGTGATGCCGACGCCACCGCTGAGGTAGAGCACCTTCGGCGCGGTGAAGTCCATGGCGTTGAACAGCCCGACCGGCCCGTGCACTGCCAGCTCCTGACCTTCATGCAGGGTATCGTGCAGCCAGTTCGAGACCTTGCCGCCCGGCACACGCTTGATCGTCACCGAAAAGCTGTAAGGCACCGATGGCGAGCTGGAAATGGTGTAGGAGCGCATGATCGGCACGCCTTCGATTTCCAGCTCCAGGGTGACGAACTGCCCCGGTTTAAAGAAGAACATGATCGGCTGATCGGCCATGAAGCAGAAAGTGCGCACATCCCAGGTTTCCTGGATGACTTTGACGCAACGGACGATGTGTCGACCATTGGCCCAGGTCTGGGTCGTTACCGGATTCAGGAAGCTGTTGGACATGCTGTTCTCCACCGCCGATGCTCGGCCTTATGTTGGCGATTCTGCGTAACGCGCCGATCACCCATTTACCTATCTGCGACATTCACATACTTATCGCGACCAGCCTGCATCTACCGGGGGTTGCGCGTCGGGAACAGATTGGGCCATGTCGCCCATGGATAAGGTTCTGCCCAGCGCCGGCCCCACACTCGCCCCATACCAAGACACAACCATTACACCTTGCGTAGCAAACCTGATTAGCCACTTTCGCCGGCCACACAGAATGGCCTTGAGGATTAAACGATGGACGTCACCACTACCCTGAGCCTGGGCGATCCACTGGAACCCGCACGCAAGGCCACCGCGCAGATGCTGCAAGAACGCGAGCGCACTTTCTCGCTGCCGCAGCCGTTTTACTCTGACGAGCGGCTGTTTGATATCGACATGCAGGAAATCTTCCAGAAAGAGTGGTTGATCGCCGGCATGACCTGCGAGATCCCGACCAAGGGCAACTACCTGACCCTGCAAATCGGCAAAAACCCGATCATCGTGATTCGCGGCGCCGAAGGCGTTGTGCACGCGTTTCACAACGTCTGCCGCCACCGTGGTTCACGCCTGTGCACCAGCGAAAAAGGCAAGGTCGCCAAACTGGTTTGCCACTACCACCAGTGGACCTACGAGCTCGACGGTCGCCTGCTGTTCGCCGGCACCGAGATGGGCGCCGACTTCGACATGAAGCAGTACGGCCTCAAGCCGGTGAACGTGAAGACTGCGGGTGGCTACATCTTCATCAGCCTGTCGGAGAACCCGCCAGCCATCGATGACTTCCTGTCGACGCTGAACCATTACATGGAACCGTACGACATGGAGAACACCAAGGTGGCGATTACCACCACCTTGATGGAAAAGGCCAACTGGAAACTGGTGCTGGAAAACAACCGCGAGTGCTACCACTGCAACGCGTCACACCCGGAATTGCTGAAAACCCTGTTGGAATGGGACGACGTTACCGACCCACGTGCCGATCAGGCATTCAAGGACCACGTCGCGGCCTCCGCCGCTGCCTGGGAAGCCGAGAAGATCCCTTACGCCCACGCCAGCTTCGGCCTGCGTAACCGCATCGTGCGCATGCCGCTGCTCAAGGGCACTGTGTCGATGACCCTGGACGGCAAACAGGGCTGCGCCAAACTCATGGGCCGTATCAAGAACCCGGACCTGGGCTCGATGCGCATCTTGCACCTGCCGCACTCGTGGAACCACTGCATGGGCGACCACATCATCGTCTTCACGGTGTGGCCGATCAGCGCTCAGGAAACCATGGTCACCACCAAGTGGATCGTGCACAAGGATGCCGTTGAAGGCGTGGACTATGACGTGGAGCGCATGCGCCAGGTCTGGGACGCCACCAACGACCAGGACCGTCGCCTGGCCGAAGAGAACCAGCGCGGCATCAACTCCACCGCTTACCAGCCA
It encodes the following:
- a CDS encoding low specificity L-threonine aldolase, producing MTDKSQQFASDNYSGICPEAWAAMEQANHGHQRAYGDDEWTARASDDFRKLFETDCEVFFAFNGTAANSLALSSLCQSYHSVICSETAHVETDECGAPEFFSNGSKLLIARTENGKLTPESIREVALKRQDIHYPKPRVVTLTQATEVGSVYTPEEIRAISATCKELGLNLHMDGARFSNACAFLGCSPADLTWKAGVDVLCFGGTKNGMAVGEAILFFNEKLAEDFDYRCKQAGQLASKMRFLSAPWVGILENDAWLKYARHANHCAQLLAELVSDIPGVELMFPVQANGVFLQLSEPAIAALTAKGWRFYTFIGNGGARFMCSWDTEEERVRELAADIREVMSR
- a CDS encoding REP-associated tyrosine transposase, which gives rise to MGRSRYTITEPDKPHFLTCTIMEWLPLFIRPYIVDHLLDCWRYQQTHHDLKLYGYVVLENHLHFVAEAPDLNKCLSQFKSFTARQIIDDLQSKGAERALQRLRFCKRAHKKDRVYQLWQEGSHAEMVYSETVMHQKLDYIHNNPVKRGYVDLPEHGRYSSARDYTGKEGLIEIQRWY
- a CDS encoding TraX family protein — protein: MHMTQRDGALDLLKWLALLSMVIDHLRYVGYSVDLLYVPGRLAFPWFCLAMAVNLSRTDVATTQGQWRYFGWLLLFSAISEIPYRMFIPDPDTLNVLPTLALGLLVARGWQHQTLQSRLLAAAALLVALLFWQRLMFGFFGVLLPLAMLLVIRRPWYFALLPGLVCLAANEWHTLYYAARLGNSAAIPGIVACLIAPWLGLVLLRHAKGVKPPPMRRWAYALYPVHFFLLLLVRQIAA
- the gbcB gene encoding glycine-betaine demethylase subunit GbcB, which translates into the protein MSNSFLNPVTTQTWANGRHIVRCVKVIQETWDVRTFCFMADQPIMFFFKPGQFVTLELEIEGVPIMRSYTISSSPSVPYSFSVTIKRVPGGKVSNWLHDTLHEGQELAVHGPVGLFNAMDFTAPKVLYLSGGVGITPVMSMARWFYDTNGNVDMVFIHSARSPKDIIYHRELEHMASRIDNFSLHLICEKHGMGEPWAGYRGYLNHRMLELMAPDFLEREVFCCGPTPYMSAVKRLLEAAGFDMSRYHEESFGATPPEARADAVEHAEQAADAPELDVADLYQVEFTASGKSIRVAPGETVHAAAAKLGLLIPKACGMGICGTCKVMKLGGEVEMDHNGGITEEDEAEGFILSCCSVPKGDVRIEY
- the gbcA gene encoding glycine-betaine demethylase subunit GbcA; translated protein: MDVTTTLSLGDPLEPARKATAQMLQERERTFSLPQPFYSDERLFDIDMQEIFQKEWLIAGMTCEIPTKGNYLTLQIGKNPIIVIRGAEGVVHAFHNVCRHRGSRLCTSEKGKVAKLVCHYHQWTYELDGRLLFAGTEMGADFDMKQYGLKPVNVKTAGGYIFISLSENPPAIDDFLSTLNHYMEPYDMENTKVAITTTLMEKANWKLVLENNRECYHCNASHPELLKTLLEWDDVTDPRADQAFKDHVAASAAAWEAEKIPYAHASFGLRNRIVRMPLLKGTVSMTLDGKQGCAKLMGRIKNPDLGSMRILHLPHSWNHCMGDHIIVFTVWPISAQETMVTTKWIVHKDAVEGVDYDVERMRQVWDATNDQDRRLAEENQRGINSTAYQPGPYSKTYEFGVVNFVDWYSERLLNNLGAEPAPYLKGVPVQG
- the glyA gene encoding serine hydroxymethyltransferase, yielding MFSKQDQIQGYDDALLAAMNAEEQRQEDHIELIASENYTSKRVMEAQGSGLTNKYAEGYPGKRYYGGCEHVDKVEALAIERAKQLFGADYANVQPHSGSSANSAVYLALIQAGDTILGMSLAHGGHLTHGAKVSSSGKLYNAVQYGIDTKTGLIDYDEVERLAVECKPKMIVAGFSAYSKTLDFPRFRQIADKVGALLFVDMAHVAGLVAAGLYPNPLPYADVVTTTTHKTLRGPRGGLILAKANEEIEKKLNAAVFPGAQGGPLMHVIAGKAVCFKEALEPGFKVYQQQVIDNAQAMAGVFIKRGYDVVSGGTDNHLFLVSLIRQGLTGKEADAALGRAHITVNKNAVPNDPQSPFVTSGLRIGTPAVTTRGFKVTQCVTLAGWICDILDNLGDADVEANVAQQVSALCADFPVYR